The following is a genomic window from Clostridium sp..
CTGGAATGCATAAACATCATCGGCATCATTAAAATCATCATTATAGGGCATAGAAAAGGAGCTGCTGATGCAAGTATTGTTTTTAATCCAGGGGCCATTCCCAGAAAAGGCAGGGCTGCAGCCAGTATGAGCGGAACAGCACAGCAGATAACCATTATCAGCATATGGTTTGTTTTATTGTTATTTTTATGACAATTCATATACATTCTCCTCATTATATAAATATTTTACTTAATAATATTATATTGTTGTGTAGATACTATGAATTTCTTCATAATATCTATACATTAATTGAATAAAATAATACTATACAAATTTGGAGGTAATATTTTTGCAGAGCATAAGAAAAAGATTGAGTATAATAATTATTTCCTGTTCAATTATTGCGGTTGTTTTACTGGGGATTTTGATTAATTTGACCGTTAATAGAACTTTTAATAATTATGTGGTGAATACTCAAAACCAGAGAAATAATAGGATTGTAGATTATTTTCAGCAAATATACGAAAGAGACAGAAAATGGACTGTGAATTCAGGAAAGGAAATGATGCATGAAGCCTATATGAGCAATTATTGCCTGATTCTTTTGGATGGTGATAAAAATGTAGTATGGGGTATGAATCCAGATGATATAAAAGATAACTCCCATATGATGATGCAGAAGGTCTACAACAACCAGGGCATCTACAGATCAAAGTCATTTGAAATCAAATATGATAAGAAAGTTGTAGGCTATGTAGTGATCGGGCAGTATTTTCCAATACTTTTAACGCAGCAGGATGTAAATTTTAAAATGTCCATAAATAGAAATATAATAATAAGTATCATTATAGCAATGATTATATCAGTTATAATGAGCATAATTATATCAAGACAATTTTCAGAGCCAATTAAGTCGGTTTCAAATACATCCGTAAAACTGTCAAGTGGCGATTATAATTCAAAATCGGATATAAAAAGCAATATAAGGGAACTCAATGATTTAACCCAAAGTATAAATATACTGGGAGAAAAATTGAAAGAACAGGATCAGCTCAGGAAAAGGCTTGTTTCTGATATTTCCCATGAAATAAGGACTCCGCTTAATGTTCTTCAAAACAATCTGGAGGCAATGATTGATGGAATATTCCCTGTGAATGAGGAACGCCTGAATTATTTAAATGATGAAGTAATAAGGTTTGGCAAATTATTGGATAGTTTGAAGGTTTTGAAACAATTTGAAGATGAAAAATTGGCATTCAACATGAAGACAGTATTTTTGGACAGATTGATCTCGTCTGTAAGCAGTAAATTTTCGATTGGTTTCCAAAACAAGAATATCAACTTTAAGTTGAACATAGAAGAGGGAAGAGATTTTAAAATAATGGGAGATGAAGATAAACTGAAACAGGTTTTTATAAATTTGCTTGCCAATGCCATAAAATTTACAGGAGATGGTGGAAATATAAGCATCGATTTATATGAAGTAAAAAATAAAATTATAGCAAGAGTCAAGGATAATGGTATAGGTATAAAAAAGGAAGATATGCCATATATTTTTGAAAGACTGTATAGAGGTGACAAGAGCAGGAATAAAATAGAAGGTACCGGCATAGGACTGACCATTGTAAAGAGAATACTCGATTTACATTCAGCATACGTTGATGTGGAGAGTGTTTTTGGTAAAGGTACATCATTTACATTATACTTTAACAGGAGTAGGAGAATATTCAATGAATAATATATTAATAATTGAGGACGAATTGAAAGTGTCGGAAATAATCAAAGCCTATCTTGAAAGAGAGGGATATAATGTATTCTGTGCAGCTGGTGGATATGATGGACTCAGTTTGTTTAATAAAAAAGATTTTCAACTTGTTATATTGGACCTGATGCTTCCTGACATTGATGGTGAAGATGTATGCAGGATTATGAGGGAGACATCGAAGGTGCATATATTCATGCTTACTGCGAAGGTGGAGTTAAGCGACAAAATTCAAGGACTTAATATTGGTGCAGATGAATATCTTACCAAGCCGTTGAGTCCCCGGGAGCTTACGGCACGGGTGAATGCGTTGTTTAGAAGAATAAATTCCGACAAATCGGAAATATTTTCTTATGATAATGGAAAGTTTAAAATTGACAGAGAAAGAAGAAGAGTAGAGGTAAACGGCAAGGACATAGTTTTGACTCCAAATGAATTTGATATCTTATATGCACTTGCTTCAAACAAGGGCAAAGTTCTGTCAAGAGAACAGCTCATTCAAAATGTATATGGCATTGATTTTGATGGATCGGATAGAACTGTGGATGCACACATTAAAAATTTGAGGAAGAAAATAGAAAATAGCAGCAAAACGCCAAAATACATAATTACTGTTGTTAAATTAGGCTATAGATTTGGTGTTGAAAGGGATTATTGACATAAATCTTTATACAATCTTTATACAGACTAATACAATTTTAATCTCATCTTTATATTATAAGATGATAAAATAGGACTCAATTGAAATTTACTTTTTAGAGGTGTTGAAGATGAGCTTGAAATTGGGAAAGTTTTTAGATGGATTGACGGGAAAGAGCTTAAAGACCGAAGAATTAAAAAAGGAGAAATTCAGTGTATTCTGGGGACTTCCCATAATGTCCAGCGATGCTATTTCATCTGTTGCATATGCAGGTGAGGAAATACTTTGGATACTTGTTCCGGCAATTGGCCTGTTGTCTTATAAATATATGCTGTATGCATCCATGCTAATTGTATTTTTAATGTTTATGCTTACGTTCTCTTATAGACAAACTATAGATGCCTACCCCTCAGGAGGGGGATCTTATGTCGTAGCCAAGGATAATCTTGGGACTACCGCAGGACTAATAGCAGGTGCATCACTTACCATAGATTATATACTTACCGTGGCAGTAAGTGCTTCTGCCGGGACTGCAGCCATTACATCTGCAATACCTTTTTTGCTGCCTCATAAAGTCGGTATAACACTGGGACTCATAATTCTATTGGTAATTGGAAATTTGAGGGGAGTCAGGGAATCTTCAAAATTATTTGGAATTCCAACCTATGTATTTATAATTTCCATATTATTTATGATTGTCTGGGGGATAATCAAAGTTCATTTTATGGGATATGAGCCTGTTCCGATCTACAGTATACCGGAGGTTTCGGGAAATATAACCCTGTTTCTTTTCTTAAAAGCTTTTTCAGGTGGATGTACGGCGTTAACGGGCATAGAAGCAGTGAGTAATGGTGTGCCGAATTTCAAGGAGCCTTCACAGAAACATGCTAAAATTGTATTGGGACTTTTAGCTCTTATTGTACTTCTGGTGTTTGGAGGTATTTCCTATCTGGCTACGCTTTATCATGCTGTTCCGAATTCGGAGGTTACTGTAGTGGCACAGATTTCACAGCAGATATTCAACAAAACCATAATGTTTTATGTAGTTCAGGCAGCTACTGCTGTTGTATTGGTTTTAGCTGGCAATACAGCTTTTGCGGGGCTTCCGCTGCTTCTGGCATTTATGGCGGAGGACGGTTATGCACCAAGACAGCTTGCAAAAAGGGGGAAAAGACTCAATTATTCCAATGGAATTGTGATGTTGGGGCTTCTATCCTGCATACTGGTCATAATTTTTAAAGGGGATACACATTATCTGTTACCTCTTTATGCCGTAGGGGTATTTATATCGTTTACACTATCGCAGGCAGGTATGTTCAGAAGATGGATAAAAAATAGGGGCTCTGCATGGAGACATAAAGCGTTTATAAATGGGCTTGGTGCCCTTATGACTTTTATAACTGCGATTATCATAGGAGTCACAAAATTTGTTCATGGTGCATGGGTGGTGTTTATACTAATACCTTTTATAGTTTATATTATGAGAAAGATAAATATGCATTATGTGGAAGCGGGCAGGCAATTAAAGCTTTCCATGGATGAAAAACCTAAAAAAATAGACTTTGCTTCACAAAAAAGATATGTAATAGTACCTATAGACACTCTCAATAAATCTTTTTTAAAGGCATTGAACTATGCCAGAACCATATCGGACAATATAATAATATTTCATGTCTCCATAGACGACAATGTTACAGAAGAGCTTTTGGAAAATTGGCGTCGATATAATGTGGACATACCTATAATAGTAAGAAAATCCCCCTATAGGAGCATAGTGGGGCCGTTGGTCAAATTTATAGAATCAGAAGAATATGCTGCAGGACCAAATGATACGGTAACGGTAGTCATGCCCCAGTTTGTAGTTACAAAATGGTGGGGGAATATACTTCATAACCAGACGGCGCTGTTTATCAAGACAATGCTTCTTAGAAGAAGGAATATAGCAATAGTTACTGTACCCTATATAATAGATGAAGGTTAATTGGTTAAATACAGTTAGAAAAAAATTCTCAAAGTCATACCCTCATGTCACAAAATTGATATGAGGGCCTGTAATTATGTTCTAGTTAGATTTTAAATTTTAGGATGACTTCATTGAGCTTCTGAGCCAGATCCGTTTGATCTTTGGCGGTTTTATCAACTTGTACCATTCCATGTGCTGCATCATTTATAATATCTTGAATTTGCTTAGTACTTTCGGAGGATTTCTGTGCAATTTCAGCCATGCCGTTAATTGCTTTAGTCACCTCATTTGTTGTATTTTTTATTTCTTCTGTCATCGATGTAAGTTGTCTTAGAGAATCAGATGTAAATTGGGAGTCATTATAATATTTTCCTCCCGTGCTCATATAATTATCCAACTGGACATTTACATTTTGATCAATAAATTTTAAAATCTGAAGACTGGTATTTGAGAGGTTTTTAAATGCCTCCTGAACTTTTACTACAATATTTTGAATTGTGGAAACTGTTTCTGAAGATTGTTCAGCCAGAGTTCTCACTTCTTCAGCAACTACTGCAAATCCCTTGCCATGTTCTCCTGCTCTTGCAGATTCAATGGCTGCATTTAATGACAATAAATTTGTCTGCTCCGCAATATTTGCTATTATATCAGCCATTTCCCTTATTTTTAAAACAACTTTACCCTGATCTATAGCTTTCAGTATATTTGTTTCTTCGTTTTTATAGATGTCTTTACATTCGATTATTGCAGTTTGAGCATTTTCCTGGACTGAAAGAGCATTTTCCTTGGATTTAATTGCATTCATATTTACATTCATTGCCTTATTTGATAATTGATTTATATTTGAATCTATTTCTTCTACAGAAGCGGTAACTTCCTCAGCAGAAGCTGTTGTTTCCTGGGAACCATTTACAATATCATTTATGGAATTGTTTATATCCTGAAATTGAGATGTCATTTCCTGGACAGTTGCAGAAAGTTCCTGACTGGAAGCACTCATGTTTTCGGAATTGTCAATTATGGTCTTTACAAGGGATTTCACGTTCTCCTGGGCTGTATTGAGAGAAAAAGCCGTATCTGCAAATTCATCCTTTCTCCTTATAATTATGGGAGTACTGAAATCACATTCAGATAATCTTTTGGCAAATTGTTGTATATGAGTTAAAGGTTCTGTTGCATATTTTGCGATAAATATACCACATATGACAGCTATTGCCGACATAACCAACAAAATTGTAAGAGCCGTTGTAACAGCAGCATTTAGACCTTGTGCATAATCACTCTTAGGACTTACGGCTATAACTGTCCATCCCGTTTCCTGGGACTTATTGAATCCAGCTATTTTTGAGTCTTTTCCAGTTCCGTATTTAATATTTCCCCGCTTTTCATCTAGTATGGATTGTCCAGAAGAAATTTCCGATTTTATATTTTTCATTACTTTGTCCTTGTTAGAATGTGCAATAATTGTCCCATCCGTTGAAATTAAAAGGGCATATCCATTTTTACCTATTTTAGTTGCAGATAATTTGTTCCTCAATGTAGACAGATCAACATCAAACCCCAAAGCGCCTTTTTTGCCGTTATTAAGCTGAACTTTTTTAGCAATAGTTATGATAATTTTACCCGTGGAAACATCTTTATAAGGTGCAGTTATATATACTTTCCCATTGGCAGCTAAAGTATCTTTATACCACTGCCTGGATGTTGGATCATAACCTTTAGGTAATTTTACACTTTGAGGATATACTATCAATTGCTTGGTTTCATCCGCCAAATATGACTGCATTATATCCTTGTTACTTTGGGTTATGCTTCCAAGTGAGTTTAATAGGGCATTTTTATCCTGCGAAAGTACAGCTTTATTTACCGATAGTGATTGTAAATCATGTTTCAATGATAGAATTTGTAGATCAACATATGAGACCTTTTCGTCCGATACCTGTTTTGTCAATTCCTTTGCATTGTCATTTATGATTTTAGATGCTATGGAAAAATAAAAAACTGATAGTATGAGTACTGGTATTATAACTAGCAAGATTAAGATTCCTACTAATTTATGAAGTAATGATATTTTGCTGTTCATAACTTATCCTCCCTCCGCTGTGACTAAATTATTTATATATTATCATATTTTACCACTAAAATACATTAAACGACAAAAATATCTATTTATTTTTAAGTAGTGATATGAAAGGGCTAAAGTGGCATGAATAGTGTTAGTGAGAGTTTAGTGGAATTAGGATTTGGAATAAGCTTAAATAAAAGTGAAGTCACATAGAGATTGCTTCGGAGTGTGTTAAATAAGATATTGTCAGAGAGTTACAGAATTGTTCAGTCGATGCCTTTATAGCATTTTTCACAGGGAAATCCATTTAGTATGCAGATATCCATATTACATTTTTTCGTTTTTTTAATATATCCTGTTCCCCATTTTATAATTTCAATCATTATAGGAATGAAACTTATACCAATTTCCGTCAAGGAGTATTCCACCTTAGGTGGTACCTCTCTATATACCTTTCTATTTACAAGTTTGTCTCGTTCAAGTTCTCTCAATTGTTGTGTGAGCACTCCTCTGGAAATGGTCGTCATCAATTTCTGAAGTTCATTAAAACGCATTGTCTTATTATGAAGAGCCCATAAAATTGGTAATTTCCATTTTCCCATTAATACGTTTTGAGCTAAAGATACAGGGCAAAATTTAATTTTATCATTCACTTTAAATCCTTATCCTTTCACAATAGTCTATATTATATGACTATGTAATATAAATATGCGTACTTGTAATATAAAGCATATGCTTATATCATTATATTTGTAATAGATAAAAAAATCAAGGAGGAAAATAAATGGATGAGATAATAAAACTTTTCAAGGAGAATGGATTTGGATTTTTAGCAACTGTAGATAATGGGAAGCCTAGAGTAAGACCTTTTGGCTTCATGACCTGGGATGGAGGTAAACTTTATTTCTGCACCAACAGCACAAAAAAAGTTTATAAACAATTGATTGAATTGCCATATATTGAATATAGCACCACATCAAAGGACATGGTTACGGGAAGAATAAGCGGGAAGGTTGTATTTTCAGATGATAAAGAAAAAAAAGAACTGGTACTGAATTCATCGGAACTTGTAAAAAATATATATAAATCTTCAGATAATCCTATTTTTAAAATATTCTATATTGAACATGGTACGGCAACAATTTCAGATTTAACGGGAGAAAACTCTAAAGGAATAGAATTCTAGTTCAAAAGTATATTGACATGCAGAAAAAATAAATATAAAATACAAATAAATAAATGTTTATTTATTTGTATTTTTTGGATGGTGATATTAAATGGCTAGAATTGCGGACCCTAAAAAAATGGATAATATCAAGAAAGCGGTGATGGAGTGTATAATAGATTATGGCTATTCAGGGGTGTCAATTGCTTTAATTTGTAAAAAAGCAGGAGTTTCACCTGGATATTTATATAGATATTATAATAGCAAAGAAGAATTGGTACAGGAATTGGTAGATTTGGAAATGGGTGTAATAGTCAATAACTTTATATCAGATATTGAATCTTCTGATACCTTGTACGAAGTTGGATATAAGACGATAAAGAAATTGTTTATGAATGCAAACAGGAAACCTATGCTGGCAAAATTTGATGCCTCAGTTGTGATGGACCTAAAAATACTGACGGAAGAAAAATTTAATAATATCTTGAATTTGGCAAAGAAATGTATTGATTTAGGGAAAAAGACAGGTGAAATTAATTCTGATGTAACTGCTGCAGAGGTATTGGTCGTGTCTTTTACAATCCCATTTAGGTATTTATCATTTTCGCTGGAATTGGAAAATAATAAAAAATTTACAGAAGAAGAAGCTAGGAGAATAGCAAAAATATGTATTAATGCGTTAAAGTAATTTTTTTTGCTCAATTAATGAATAAATGTTTATTTATCAATAGTTAAGTAGGACCAGAGTGCTGTTCATACATATGATCTGATTGTATATTTTATTTGGAAAAATAGACGCATAAGAAATGGAGAGAAGCTTTGATGAGAAATGGAATAAAAATTAAACCACTCGACTTAGTAATTAATTTTATTGTAAATAAAAGTAAATACATTGAAGTATTTTTTGCAGTTATGGTCCTAATCAGCATGTTTTTATACCTATTTGTGAGGGTTAATTATGATCTCACCAAATACTTGCCGGATACGGCTGCATCCAAGGCTGGCCTGAATCTTATGGAAAAAGAATTTGGTTATCCAGGCACTGCACGTATTATGATAAAAGATGTATCACTGTATCAAGCAAAGCTGTATAAGGAAGAGATAGCGGCAGTAGATGGCGTGGATACGGTTTTCTGGGCGGATACGACAGATGATATTAAAAAATATACTGATGTATATACGTCCGATACCTTTATAAAAGCTGAAGACATACAGGATTATTACAAGGACAACTGTGCGGTGATGGATATTTCTTTTATTGAAGGTGATTCTGACACAAGGACATCGAAAGCATTGGACAAGATTCAGAAAATAGTAGGAAACAAGGGGAGGTTTACGGGCCCGGCTGTTCAAAATAAATCCTTGAATGAGAGCCTGAACAGGGAAATGAAGAGTGCTACAGTAATTGTTGTCATTGTTGTGGCATCGGTACTGCTTCTGACAACAACATCGTGGCTGGAGCCGCTGTTGTTTCTCCTGGTCATGGGAATCGCCATTGTGATCAATATGGGAACAAACGTGTTTCTGGGGAATATATCATTCATGACGGCAAGTGTGGCTCCCGTCCTTCAAATGGCTGTTGCAATGGACTACTCCATTTTCTTGATGCACGCTTTTACCAGAGAGAAAGATGCTGGAAAAGAGCCCAAAGAAGCTATTAGAATTGCCATACGCCAATCTTCCTCTTCAATTATTGCATGTGGCATGGCAACCATTATCGGCTTCCTGGCGCTGACAGTAATGAAGTTTTCCATAGGCTATGATCTTGGGATTGTTCTGGCAAAAGGAATTTTTATCAGTCTGCTGACGGTTTTGTTTTTGATGCCATCCATGATTATCCGGAGCCAAAAGATGATTCAGAAAACTGCACACCGCAAGCTGGTAAAACTGCCTAAAAATCTGGCCAAAAGTATTTTCAAGGTCAAATATGTGGCACTGGGGCTTGCAATATTTTTGGCAGTGCCATGCTTTATTGCAAAAGACATGAACAGTTTTCTTTTCGGAAATTCGGCGGTGGGTGCAGGAGAGGGAACTCAGGTTTATAAAGACGAGCAGGAGATTGACAGGATTTTTGGAAGAAGCAATATGCTTATGGCTCTGGTACCGAATGATTCCATTATCAAGGAGAAGCAGCTGTCCGATGAACTGGGAAAACTGAGTTATGTTAAAAAGGTAACCTCGCTGGAAAATACACTGCCGGATGGTATACCGGAAACTATCATTCCCAAACAAATAACCAAGCAGTTTCACTCTGAACAATATGCCAGAATACTAGTTTACATAAGGACACGTGAGGAAAGCCACGCTGCATTTCAGTATTCTGATGAAATCAAGTCCATAGTTAAAAAGTATTATCCACAGAGTTCATCACTGGTTGGAGCTACACCTTTTACGCAGGATATTAAAACCATTATCACCAGGGATTACACTTTTGTGGACAAACTTTCTCTATTGGGAGTTATAATTGTAGCGATAATTGTATTTCGCTCATTCCTGATTCCAGTCCTTATTGTAGTACCCATCGAGATAGCCATCTTTTTAAATATGGCAGTACCTTATTTCGTTGGACAAGATATGATTTTTATGGGTTATATTATTGTCAGCTGCATCCAGCTGGCTGCGACTGTGGACTATGCAATATTGATGACAAACTACTATCTGGAATACCGAATGCGGTTGGATAAAAAGAAAGCCATTCTGGAAATGATCTGGGCTGCAGTTCCACCTATTATGAATTCAGGAATTATTCTGTCCTTTGCGGGATATACACTTTACTTTACTTCCAGTATTGCGGCCATTGGTGCTATGGGACGTCTTATCGGGCGTGGTGCGCTGCTGAGTATTGCAATGGTAGTTGTATTGCTGCCGGCATTACTGTATATTTTTGATTCACAAATCTACAGGCATATTTTGAGGATGAATCGTATGAAAGATAAAATCAGGAAAAAACTCGAGGATAAGCTTCGGCTTGTTGGAATGTTATCAGAAACATTGAAGAAGAAAACACATTACAAAGGCAATAGTGATGAATCTGTTGAAAGTTTGGAGGGATTGAAGGATGAAAATTAGAAAAAGAATTATATCAAGTATGCTGGCACTTCTGATTTTGCCGGGCATCGTATCTACAACGGCCATGGCTGCGGCACCAAAAGTGTCGGTGGATGAATCCGCTTATGTAAATCTGGATTACTATGGATCACCCACCAATATAAATATTGTGAAAAGCTTGAGCTTGAATGGAAATCAACAATTTACGGACTATGGTAAATACGATAAAGTAGTTAATATGTCCAACAATGCTGTTCCAACGATGAAAGACGGGGAAATCAACTGGAACTTGAAAAACTACAATGGAAAATTCTATTATGAGTGTACACCCAAAAACGGAACGGTGGTTTTACCATGGAATGTTGATGTGTCCTATTCTCTCAACGGTACCCCTGTAGATGCATCCAGGCTGCCTGGAGTATCAGGACTGGTGCAGATTGATGTAAAGGTAACGCCAAATACCAAGGCCAACATATATTATAAAAATAACATGCTCCTGCAGATGCAGACCATAGTGGATATGTCAAAGGCATCCAGTGTGGATGCACCGGGGGCACAGGTTCAGACTATAGGTAATAAAAAGATAGTTATCTTTGCCGCACTTCCAGGAGAGAAAGATACCTTTACGCTTCGTATCGGCACGGACAGCTTTGAAACCGATGGTATCCTGCTGACCATGGTACCTGGAACCATGAAGCAGCTGCAGGATGTGAAAGAACTTAAAGATGATATCGACACATATAAAGGTTCACTGGATGATATATATGACAGCACAAATACACTTTTACAGACAGTTGAAAACATGCAGAGCGGTCTGTCGCAATCAAGGTCAGGCTTATCTTCGCTGGACCGTGCCAACAGCAGTATGAGTGCATCCAAGGACAGCCTGTTTGACAAGTCTGAAACGGCACTGGCTGATCTTTCAAAGATTACTGCCAATATGGCCACACTGATTCCGCATATCAATGAGGGTGAAAATGCCATTGAAGACCTGAACTATGATTTGAATGCCATTACAGAAACTATTGAAAGTACAAAGACGGAGCTGGAGCAGTACAAGACTTCAATAAAAAATGTACAGGACGACATTAATAAACTGCGTGATGTTGTGAAAGATGTACAGGACAAATCCGACGAAAGGGATAATCTGCTGCAGCGTACTAAATCGGATATAGGAAATATGAGAACAGACCTGGATAATTTAAGCGACAGCAGCTCCGATTTGAGAAACAGTCTAAATGAAATGAGTTCTGACATATCTGACTTATCGGATGTGATGAAAGCTGCAGCATCTGTCACCACTCCGGACTATTCTTCATATTTTACATCAACGGATGGCCAGATCCTGTACAAGACACTTATGGCAATGAATGACAGCTTGAAGACAATGAGTTCCTATATTGCTTCAACGCTATCATCCACGGCTGAAGTATCTGATTCTGCAGGTGATATGTTGAGCGAAACATCCGATGTATGTGAAGATGGAGAAGATTACTTGAACACTGCATCCAGAAGCATATCCTTGATGGAAGATTATTTCCAGGATTTTGATAAGGCAAATGAGGTTACGGATGATATGCTTGGTGAACAAAAGCAGATACTGTCAACGACCGACAGTATGCTGACAAAAAGCGGAGCTCTTATTGACAATATTTCGGCAATCAACAATACAGCCAACAAGTACAAGAGCAGCTCCATAAAAACACTGCAGGATATGGAAGTCCTGCTGAAAAGCATGGTGAAGGGTCTTGACAGTTCACAGAGTTTTCTGGGAAGTTTTGAGTCTACACTCAAAAACAGCAGTGGCGATATTAGCAAGGGCAACAGTGATACGCTCAAGGGTCTCATCAGTGTATTGAAGCAAAGTCTTGAAGGAATTAAAAGTACACCTGTAATGAGAAAGGCAAATGATTCTATCAAGTCTACTGCAGACAAGGAAATCGATAAGTTTGAGAATGAGAACAGGCTTCTGTATCTTGATCCGGAAGCAAAGTTAATTTCGTTTACTTCCAGCAAGAACCCTTCACCAAGGAGCATCCAGATAATTATGAGAACGCAGGAAATAAACAAGGACAGTGGCAATGACGATATTTCGAGTGCAGATAAGGACAAGCAAGACAAGGGTGTGCTTTACAGAATCGGTCGTGTGTTTGTTGAACTAAAGAACGATGTAGT
Proteins encoded in this region:
- a CDS encoding efflux RND transporter permease subunit; the protein is MRNGIKIKPLDLVINFIVNKSKYIEVFFAVMVLISMFLYLFVRVNYDLTKYLPDTAASKAGLNLMEKEFGYPGTARIMIKDVSLYQAKLYKEEIAAVDGVDTVFWADTTDDIKKYTDVYTSDTFIKAEDIQDYYKDNCAVMDISFIEGDSDTRTSKALDKIQKIVGNKGRFTGPAVQNKSLNESLNREMKSATVIVVIVVASVLLLTTTSWLEPLLFLLVMGIAIVINMGTNVFLGNISFMTASVAPVLQMAVAMDYSIFLMHAFTREKDAGKEPKEAIRIAIRQSSSSIIACGMATIIGFLALTVMKFSIGYDLGIVLAKGIFISLLTVLFLMPSMIIRSQKMIQKTAHRKLVKLPKNLAKSIFKVKYVALGLAIFLAVPCFIAKDMNSFLFGNSAVGAGEGTQVYKDEQEIDRIFGRSNMLMALVPNDSIIKEKQLSDELGKLSYVKKVTSLENTLPDGIPETIIPKQITKQFHSEQYARILVYIRTREESHAAFQYSDEIKSIVKKYYPQSSSLVGATPFTQDIKTIITRDYTFVDKLSLLGVIIVAIIVFRSFLIPVLIVVPIEIAIFLNMAVPYFVGQDMIFMGYIIVSCIQLAATVDYAILMTNYYLEYRMRLDKKKAILEMIWAAVPPIMNSGIILSFAGYTLYFTSSIAAIGAMGRLIGRGALLSIAMVVVLLPALLYIFDSQIYRHILRMNRMKDKIRKKLEDKLRLVGMLSETLKKKTHYKGNSDESVESLEGLKDEN